A region from the Flavobacteriales bacterium genome encodes:
- a CDS encoding sulfotransferase — MDSIRGTRSPFAAHAAFGADIRALSTTLFKFGRSVPIAYWPRVLAITGIVALNAPLRWWESLRYGAAIKRSVVRSPVFILGHPRSGTTYLHYVMGRDPQFASPAVYEALMPWTFLSAGGFLRRMLGKALPATRPMDNVKMTADAPKEEEFALACMGSASLVTGYFFPRRLPLIFNDAVLLNDTSSKSTWQGNVQYFTRKLSLKYPGKALLMKSPANTARVKELLELFPDARFIHIHRDPLTVYASTMKLYSKILPQQALGSMDRTALRDFVLKSYSAMQAKYEADRAGIPAGRLVEIRYADFVGNEMAILERIYSSLGLDGFNAARPHMEAEISASKDYETNKYNLGEEEVRMVKQAWGLP; from the coding sequence ATGGACAGCATCCGCGGCACCCGGTCACCGTTCGCGGCGCATGCGGCGTTCGGCGCTGATATACGCGCCTTGTCCACCACTTTGTTCAAATTCGGCCGGTCCGTTCCGATAGCCTACTGGCCCAGAGTGTTGGCCATTACCGGCATTGTGGCATTGAACGCACCATTGCGCTGGTGGGAAAGCCTGCGCTATGGTGCGGCCATCAAGCGCTCTGTCGTTCGTTCGCCCGTGTTCATCCTCGGCCATCCGCGCAGCGGCACCACCTACCTGCACTACGTCATGGGCCGCGACCCGCAGTTCGCAAGTCCAGCGGTTTATGAAGCCCTGATGCCATGGACTTTCCTGAGCGCTGGCGGCTTCCTCCGACGGATGCTCGGCAAGGCTTTGCCCGCCACACGGCCCATGGACAATGTGAAAATGACCGCCGATGCACCGAAGGAGGAAGAGTTCGCACTGGCATGCATGGGATCGGCTTCGCTTGTGACAGGCTACTTCTTCCCACGGCGCCTGCCGCTCATCTTCAATGATGCGGTTCTGCTGAACGACACATCCTCGAAAAGCACCTGGCAAGGCAATGTGCAGTACTTCACGCGCAAGCTCTCGCTCAAGTATCCGGGCAAGGCGTTGCTGATGAAGAGCCCGGCGAACACCGCTCGCGTGAAGGAGTTGTTGGAACTCTTTCCGGACGCCCGCTTTATCCACATCCATCGCGATCCGCTGACGGTGTACGCCAGCACCATGAAGCTCTACAGCAAGATCCTTCCTCAACAAGCGCTCGGCTCAATGGACCGCACGGCTCTGCGCGACTTCGTGCTGAAGAGCTATTCCGCCATGCAGGCGAAATACGAAGCCGACAGGGCTGGCATTCCGGCTGGCCGGTTGGTGGAGATCCGCTACGCGGACTTCGTGGGCAATGAAATGGCGATCCTGGAGAGGATCTATTCGTCGCTCGGGCTCGATGGGTTCAACGCCGCACGCCCGCACATGGAAGCGGAGATCTCTGCGTCCAAGGATTACGAAACCAACAAGTACAACCTCGGTGAAGAGGAGGTGCGGATGGTGAAGCAAGCGTGGGGACTGCCGTGA